The Dehalogenimonas lykanthroporepellens BL-DC-9 genome includes a window with the following:
- a CDS encoding aspartate kinase (KEGG: deb:DehaBAV1_1378 aspartate kinase~TIGRFAM: aspartate kinase; aspartate kinase, monofunctional class~PFAM: aspartate/glutamate/uridylate kinase; amino acid-binding ACT domain protein), with amino-acid sequence MNIIVQKYGGTSVGSAERIRAVAGRIIATKERGHQVVAVVSAMGDSTDDLIEMARSLTDKPDPRELDVLMSTGEIVSSTLLAMTLKHMGHDAISLSGAQAGIRTDGSFSQARITDIDPGRLHRELHQGRIVIVAGFQGINDSMEVTTLGRGGSDTSAVALAAILGAEVCERFTDVDGVYTADPRVVPEARRLKEICYEEMLELASYGAKIMHPRAVELGQIYKIPILVASSFNDNPGTLIHGGKMEIRNKISGIAHDWDVAKVTLISVPDKPGIAASVFEPLARAGISVDTIVQNASVQKITDLTFTVAESCLSRAMDVIKPIAKELGASKVVADPNIGKVSIVGTGIQSAPGYAAKMFRTLYDAGINIDLISTSEIRITVLIEKGRVTEAVKALHEAFALEIED; translated from the coding sequence ATGAACATCATCGTACAGAAATACGGCGGCACCTCGGTCGGCAGTGCGGAACGCATCCGCGCCGTGGCCGGGCGCATCATCGCCACCAAGGAACGCGGTCACCAGGTGGTGGCGGTCGTTTCAGCCATGGGGGACTCCACCGACGACCTCATCGAAATGGCCCGGTCGCTGACCGATAAACCCGACCCCCGGGAACTGGACGTGCTGATGTCCACCGGTGAAATCGTTTCGTCCACCCTGCTGGCCATGACCCTCAAGCACATGGGGCACGACGCCATCAGCCTGTCCGGGGCCCAGGCCGGTATCCGCACCGACGGCTCCTTTTCCCAGGCGCGTATCACCGACATCGACCCGGGACGTCTCCACCGGGAACTGCACCAGGGACGCATCGTCATCGTCGCCGGCTTCCAGGGTATCAACGACAGTATGGAAGTCACCACGTTGGGCCGCGGCGGCTCCGACACCTCGGCGGTCGCCCTGGCGGCTATCCTCGGCGCCGAGGTCTGCGAACGTTTCACCGACGTCGACGGCGTCTACACCGCCGACCCCCGGGTCGTTCCCGAAGCGCGTCGGCTCAAGGAAATCTGCTACGAAGAAATGCTGGAACTGGCCTCCTACGGTGCCAAGATCATGCACCCCCGAGCCGTAGAACTGGGCCAGATTTACAAAATACCCATACTGGTGGCCTCGAGCTTCAACGACAATCCCGGCACCCTGATACACGGAGGAAAGATGGAAATCAGAAACAAAATCAGCGGCATCGCCCATGACTGGGATGTCGCCAAGGTAACCCTGATTAGTGTTCCCGATAAGCCGGGCATCGCCGCCTCGGTCTTCGAACCGCTGGCGCGGGCCGGTATCAGCGTCGACACCATCGTGCAAAATGCCTCGGTTCAGAAAATCACCGACCTCACCTTCACCGTGGCCGAATCCTGCCTGAGCCGCGCGATGGATGTCATCAAGCCGATTGCCAAGGAACTGGGTGCCTCCAAAGTCGTAGCCGACCCCAATATCGGCAAGGTCAGCATCGTCGGCACCGGCATTCAGTCAGCGCCCGGCTATGCCGCCAAGATGTTCCGCACCCTGTACGATGCCGGCATCAATATCGACCTTATCTCCACCTCCGAGATTCGCATCACCGTGCTTATCGAAAAAGGCCGGGTCACCGAGGCGGTCAAGGCCCTGCATGAGGCCTTCGCCCTGGAAATCGAAGACTGA
- a CDS encoding hypothetical protein (KEGG: rci:RCIX1572 hypothetical protein), translating into MRTTILKTKRRRLALPLGLALLLLSACAPGLPTTGDNLPPPRTLGAPAAGLNSIAGAVVYEGVQPPYVLNPGGPAVQLVDNPSATDPTWAELLAFIGADTTDRNAYLEGLYMCGGFAQDLHNSAEAAGLRAGWVGIDFFDRDIGHAATSFQTTDLGLVIIDVTSSYGTGGRGLSSTAADSYDKVAYIAIGQEYGVISLEVAVSPFYNDYLAYLNDMATFESLMAEYEQDVREYNRATANGSYGYGYMKSWYNRLEETRLELESMADGLGGYYWESLGDVSAVTIYW; encoded by the coding sequence ATGCGTACCACCATTCTAAAGACCAAACGACGTCGGCTGGCCCTGCCTCTGGGACTGGCTTTACTGCTCCTGTCTGCCTGCGCCCCGGGTCTGCCGACCACCGGCGACAACCTGCCGCCACCCCGAACCCTGGGCGCTCCGGCCGCCGGGCTCAATTCCATCGCCGGGGCGGTCGTCTATGAAGGCGTTCAGCCGCCTTATGTGCTGAACCCCGGCGGCCCGGCTGTCCAGCTGGTGGATAACCCTTCAGCCACCGACCCGACCTGGGCCGAACTGCTGGCGTTCATCGGGGCGGACACCACCGACCGCAACGCCTACCTGGAAGGCCTCTACATGTGCGGCGGCTTCGCTCAGGACCTGCATAACTCAGCCGAAGCCGCCGGTCTCCGGGCCGGCTGGGTGGGCATAGACTTTTTCGACCGGGACATCGGTCATGCCGCCACCTCGTTTCAGACCACCGACCTGGGACTGGTAATCATCGATGTTACCTCCTCCTATGGCACCGGCGGGCGAGGTCTGAGTTCAACCGCCGCCGACAGTTACGATAAGGTGGCCTACATCGCCATCGGCCAGGAATACGGTGTCATCTCGCTTGAGGTCGCCGTGTCCCCATTCTATAATGACTACCTGGCGTATCTGAATGACATGGCGACTTTCGAAAGCCTGATGGCCGAATACGAGCAGGACGTCCGGGAATATAACCGCGCCACTGCCAACGGCAGTTACGGTTACGGCTATATGAAAAGCTGGTACAACAGACTGGAAGAAACCCGGCTGGAGCTGGAAAGCATGGCGGACGGATTGGGCGGCTACTACTGGGAAAGCCTGGGTGACGTCAGCGCGGTGACCATCTACTGGTAA
- a CDS encoding conserved hypothetical protein (KEGG: deg:DehalGT_1427 hypothetical protein), translating to MTPREDETYRSTRYGGHPPACTCVACCEARREGKPRYRENKVSGGGLPIWFWVVIGVVVVAVIAGIVMA from the coding sequence ATGACTCCAAGAGAAGACGAAACCTACCGCTCGACCCGCTACGGTGGCCACCCGCCGGCCTGCACCTGCGTCGCCTGCTGTGAAGCCCGGCGGGAGGGCAAACCCCGCTACCGGGAGAACAAAGTTTCCGGCGGCGGTCTGCCGATATGGTTCTGGGTTGTCATCGGCGTTGTCGTGGTCGCCGTCATCGCCGGCATCGTCATGGCCTGA
- a CDS encoding proposed homoserine kinase (TIGRFAM: proposed homoserine kinase; phosphonopyruvate decarboxylase-related protein~KEGG: dev:DhcVS_1517 cofactor-independent phosphoglycerate mutase~PFAM: 2,3-bisphosphoglycerate-independent phosphoglycerate mutase; metalloenzyme domain protein) yields MKYMVLIIDGASGWPSVELDGRTSLESAVTPSLDQMARRATVGMAGTVPEGMEPSSACACMSVLGYNPRVFYKGRAAIEARSLDIDVSADEQVFRANLVTLDDGRMQSYAAGHVTSEEASAIVESLNAELGGDDRCFFPGVGYRQILKLKNQPATLEAVCTPPHDIPGQSVADYLPRGGGSDLLREIMTASEKVLRDHPVNAARVERGQLPATGVWLFWGCGPLPEMPSFEERYGLKTAITSGVDLLRGLGRMQGMDVLDIPGVTDNIDNDYHGQMAGALAALDDYDLVVVHVEAPDEAAHSGDAGAKVKAIEDIDREMISQIRDYKKDKLRVLIMPDHPTPLETRTHASEPVPYLIWGSGVRTSGARRFTEAEARGTGVVVNEGHYLMSLVVRG; encoded by the coding sequence ATGAAGTACATGGTGTTGATTATTGACGGCGCCTCCGGCTGGCCGTCTGTTGAACTCGACGGCAGAACCTCTCTGGAAAGCGCCGTCACCCCCAGTCTGGACCAGATGGCCCGTCGCGCCACCGTCGGCATGGCCGGCACCGTGCCCGAGGGCATGGAACCCTCCAGCGCCTGCGCCTGCATGTCGGTGCTGGGCTACAATCCCCGCGTCTTTTATAAGGGGCGGGCGGCTATAGAAGCCCGGAGCCTCGATATCGACGTTTCAGCCGATGAACAGGTCTTTCGCGCCAACCTGGTGACCCTCGACGACGGCCGGATGCAGAGCTACGCCGCCGGGCATGTCACCTCGGAGGAAGCTTCAGCCATCGTCGAATCTCTCAACGCCGAACTGGGCGGTGATGACCGGTGTTTCTTCCCCGGCGTCGGCTATCGCCAGATACTCAAGCTTAAAAACCAGCCGGCCACGCTGGAGGCTGTCTGTACCCCGCCTCATGATATCCCCGGTCAGTCGGTGGCTGACTACCTGCCCCGCGGTGGCGGCAGTGACCTTCTGCGGGAAATCATGACCGCTTCGGAGAAGGTGTTGCGGGACCACCCGGTCAACGCCGCCCGGGTTGAACGCGGCCAGCTTCCGGCCACCGGTGTCTGGCTGTTCTGGGGTTGCGGCCCCCTGCCGGAGATGCCTTCATTCGAGGAACGTTACGGCCTCAAGACAGCCATAACTTCCGGGGTCGACCTTCTTCGCGGCCTGGGCCGGATGCAAGGCATGGACGTACTGGACATCCCCGGCGTAACCGACAATATCGACAATGATTACCATGGACAGATGGCCGGTGCGCTGGCGGCGCTGGATGACTATGACCTGGTGGTGGTTCATGTCGAAGCCCCTGATGAAGCCGCCCATTCGGGTGACGCCGGGGCCAAGGTCAAGGCCATTGAGGACATAGACCGGGAGATGATCTCCCAGATTCGTGATTACAAAAAGGATAAACTCCGGGTGCTCATCATGCCCGACCATCCCACGCCGCTGGAGACCCGCACTCATGCCTCCGAACCGGTGCCTTACCTGATCTGGGGCTCCGGCGTCCGCACCTCGGGGGCCCGGCGCTTCACCGAGGCCGAAGCCCGCGGCACCGGCGTGGTCGTCAACGAAGGCCATTACCTGATGAGCCTGGTGGTCAGGGGCTGA
- a CDS encoding MazG family protein (KEGG: dev:DhcVS_1519 tetrapyrrole methylase / MazG~TIGRFAM: MazG family protein~PFAM: MazG nucleotide pyrophosphohydrolase), translated as MEKPGEFQTLVDIINRLRSPEGCPWDRAQTHLSLRDALLEECYEVLEALDAGDTAELRVELGDLLMQVVFHARIAAEAGDFTIEDVISGIVTKLVRRHPHVFGDREAADSETVLRHWEDIKKEERPTGVSMLDGAPKAMPALAYSQEIQGRVARVGFDWETDDGVLDKLNEEIREMTSAATPEEEEAEFGDILFTLVNYARRRGIDAEAALRKASGKFYRRFRTMEQHCDRQGLCFKDLSFDQQNHLWEQAKTANYP; from the coding sequence TTGGAAAAACCCGGAGAATTCCAGACGCTGGTAGATATCATAAACCGCCTGCGCTCGCCGGAAGGCTGTCCGTGGGACCGGGCGCAGACTCACCTTTCCCTGCGCGACGCCCTGCTGGAAGAATGTTATGAAGTGCTGGAAGCGCTGGACGCCGGTGATACCGCTGAACTCCGGGTGGAACTGGGTGACCTGCTGATGCAGGTGGTGTTCCACGCCCGCATCGCCGCGGAGGCCGGAGATTTTACCATAGAGGACGTTATCTCCGGTATCGTCACCAAACTGGTACGGCGGCATCCCCATGTCTTCGGCGACCGGGAAGCGGCTGACTCGGAGACGGTTCTGCGCCACTGGGAAGACATCAAAAAAGAAGAACGGCCAACAGGCGTTTCCATGCTGGACGGTGCGCCGAAAGCCATGCCGGCCCTCGCTTACTCTCAGGAAATCCAGGGACGGGTCGCCCGGGTGGGCTTCGACTGGGAAACCGATGACGGCGTTCTGGACAAGCTGAATGAAGAAATCAGGGAGATGACTTCAGCGGCGACACCAGAGGAAGAAGAAGCCGAATTCGGTGATATCCTCTTCACCCTGGTTAACTACGCCCGCCGCCGGGGTATCGACGCCGAAGCCGCGTTGAGAAAAGCGTCGGGCAAGTTTTACCGGCGTTTCCGCACCATGGAACAGCACTGCGACCGGCAGGGATTGTGCTTCAAGGACCTGTCGTTCGACCAGCAGAACCACCTCTGGGAACAGGCCAAAACGGCAAATTACCCCTGA
- a CDS encoding hypothetical protein (KEGG: ter:Tery_1229 hypothetical protein) — protein MAKREIYCPYCGKGPYANKGSLRSHFRRCQRMPVDGTPEITTDSETAEEYPQSIEPLQFDQGSQTPPPDETETIDPPSGVNPDGFERQIQALVDARVRSMMSQAEERLSTMMSQSIGMIEQTCEKLPGLVEKQVQTMLGGQDQVVIDQDSNAPATSRPPATGHSV, from the coding sequence ATGGCGAAAAGGGAAATATACTGCCCATATTGTGGCAAGGGCCCGTATGCCAACAAGGGCAGCCTGCGGTCTCACTTTCGCCGTTGCCAGCGGATGCCGGTAGACGGAACACCGGAAATTACGACTGATTCAGAAACCGCCGAAGAATACCCGCAGTCAATAGAGCCTCTGCAATTTGACCAAGGTTCGCAAACACCTCCGCCTGACGAAACTGAAACCATCGACCCGCCGTCCGGTGTTAATCCGGACGGGTTTGAGCGCCAGATACAGGCGTTGGTTGATGCCAGAGTCCGGTCAATGATGTCACAGGCCGAGGAGCGGCTGTCGACGATGATGAGTCAATCTATCGGCATGATCGAGCAAACCTGTGAGAAACTCCCAGGACTCGTGGAAAAACAGGTGCAGACGATGCTCGGAGGGCAGGATCAGGTCGTTATAGATCAAGACAGCAATGCGCCGGCAACATCAAGGCCTCCGGCAACTGGCCACTCAGTTTGA
- a CDS encoding hypothetical protein (KEGG: sbi:SORBI_08g022000 hypothetical protein), protein MVNQNIDVDCPSCKSKLSVKVPDTNTASSDQMLGDDIAERLAKIESKTQALPEDFCTKFPELCQNMNGIKADVADIKARQTEQAEAAEHSHYAPTEELFDHWLNCPGCKTKADDLAKRLAERSKAKEPVVVPEKPSDNIETAIVPATEAESNIESIPEPAEDESVWNRVMG, encoded by the coding sequence ATGGTAAATCAAAACATCGACGTTGACTGCCCAAGTTGTAAAAGCAAACTTTCGGTAAAAGTTCCCGATACCAATACCGCTTCTTCGGATCAAATGTTGGGCGACGACATAGCTGAGCGGTTGGCTAAAATTGAGTCCAAAACACAGGCTCTTCCCGAAGATTTCTGCACCAAGTTCCCGGAACTTTGCCAGAACATGAACGGTATAAAAGCCGACGTTGCCGATATAAAGGCTCGCCAGACTGAGCAGGCCGAAGCTGCTGAACACTCACACTACGCGCCGACTGAGGAGTTATTTGACCATTGGTTGAATTGCCCAGGCTGCAAAACCAAGGCCGACGACTTGGCTAAACGATTGGCCGAACGATCTAAAGCGAAGGAACCGGTTGTCGTACCCGAAAAACCATCTGACAATATTGAAACTGCTATCGTGCCAGCCACGGAAGCGGAGTCAAACATTGAATCAATCCCGGAGCCAGCCGAAGATGAATCCGTCTGGAACAGAGTGATGGGTTAA
- a CDS encoding zinc finger C2H2-type domain protein (PFAM: zinc finger C2H2-type domain protein~KEGG: cfa:475849 pogo transposable element with ZNF domain), whose amino-acid sequence MGIQFINITEALSEPARYRKKTITIPIFVCPVCGAECKYNSGLRGHVAFAHPEIGVIEERKNGKSKHRR is encoded by the coding sequence ATGGGGATACAATTCATCAACATCACCGAGGCTCTATCTGAGCCTGCGCGCTACCGCAAGAAAACCATCACTATCCCGATCTTCGTCTGCCCCGTCTGCGGCGCAGAGTGCAAGTACAACAGCGGTTTGCGTGGCCACGTAGCGTTTGCACACCCCGAAATTGGAGTTATCGAGGAGCGTAAAAATGGTAAATCAAAACATCGACGTTGA
- a CDS encoding Integrase catalytic region (PFAM: Integrase catalytic region~KEGG: sul:SYO3AOP1_0044 integrase catalytic region), protein MKQIYVESYYRRGYSRWMQKINDILSHPKSREIEQRIRIIEFFDEYGAEAARKAFGKSRSTVYRRKQKLNNSGGRLSSLAPGDKAPRSRRKRRHDSFIAEFIIDYRTRHPGVDKVTITPVLKAACEAKGIKPPSESTVGRIISDLKKQGRLPKGVKLTINGRTGRLHEKAPRKAIRKTRRKGFQPRLPGELVEIDTVDIFVDGLKRYLITAIDLPTRFAFAYIYKTGSSASAKDFLGKLNWVAPFKITRLQTDNGSEFLKHKPIYLR, encoded by the coding sequence GTGAAACAGATATATGTGGAAAGCTATTACCGCAGAGGCTATAGTCGTTGGATGCAAAAGATCAACGATATCCTCTCTCACCCCAAGTCCAGGGAAATTGAGCAAAGGATAAGAATCATCGAGTTCTTTGATGAGTATGGCGCAGAAGCTGCCAGGAAAGCCTTCGGCAAGAGCCGATCCACCGTTTACCGCAGGAAGCAGAAGCTCAATAACTCAGGCGGTCGGCTCTCCAGCCTGGCTCCAGGGGATAAGGCACCCAGGAGCCGGCGAAAGCGCCGGCATGACTCCTTTATCGCGGAGTTCATCATTGATTACCGCACCAGACACCCCGGCGTAGATAAGGTGACCATAACACCGGTACTCAAAGCTGCCTGTGAAGCTAAAGGTATTAAACCACCCTCGGAATCAACCGTCGGCCGAATCATTAGTGACCTGAAAAAGCAAGGACGGCTGCCTAAAGGGGTAAAGCTCACTATCAATGGCAGAACCGGCCGCCTGCACGAAAAAGCACCGCGTAAAGCTATAAGGAAGACTCGGAGGAAGGGCTTCCAGCCGCGTTTGCCGGGAGAACTGGTCGAGATAGATACCGTAGATATCTTTGTCGACGGGCTTAAGCGGTATCTCATTACCGCCATTGACCTGCCTACCCGGTTTGCCTTCGCCTATATCTACAAGACCGGTTCATCAGCTTCGGCCAAAGACTTCCTGGGCAAGCTGAACTGGGTGGCGCCTTTTAAGATAACCAGGCTTCAGACAGACAACGGATCCGAATTCCTGAAGCACAAACCTATTTATTTGCGATAG
- a CDS encoding putative lipoprotein (KEGG: det:DET1238 putative lipoprotein), translating into MPKMPTSFRFLFIFAALILVAGTAGCGPSAEENTDPTTPSPTTSQPAPSTTPAPTTQGPYSNYYGYLLTGYPEDIWPLYESAAIESCTLDVQYPAYNNGYNIYRNIYYVLYKTEAAKEDIAEYYNSLLAQKEESSYYDAIGVIDGYEVTVRVDDSISPATVYISVTLPRNHPMVSNPLLEDFPEDRFPLYELNTIWAETFNVNSNQPSGEQFSDVYFSHSGNRDEALEFYRDLFEGAEGYEEETVDSLNGKQTTLSGNMYDYEFSIVIGVWGYDDMIEIRLGQPQG; encoded by the coding sequence ATGCCAAAAATGCCTACGAGTTTCCGTTTTCTATTCATCTTTGCGGCTTTAATACTGGTAGCCGGTACGGCAGGATGCGGGCCTTCCGCTGAAGAAAATACTGACCCCACTACTCCTTCGCCAACTACCTCCCAACCGGCACCAAGCACGACTCCGGCACCCACAACGCAGGGACCTTACAGCAATTATTACGGCTACTTACTGACAGGCTACCCGGAAGATATCTGGCCGCTGTATGAGAGTGCCGCAATAGAAAGCTGTACCCTGGATGTACAGTACCCGGCTTACAATAACGGCTATAACATCTACCGGAATATTTACTATGTACTCTATAAGACAGAAGCGGCTAAAGAGGACATCGCAGAATATTACAACTCTCTCCTGGCCCAAAAGGAAGAAAGCAGTTACTATGATGCCATCGGGGTTATCGACGGCTATGAAGTAACCGTCCGTGTGGATGACAGCATTTCCCCGGCCACTGTATATATCTCGGTAACCCTGCCCCGCAATCATCCCATGGTCAGCAATCCGCTACTGGAAGACTTCCCAGAAGACAGATTCCCGCTATATGAATTGAATACAATATGGGCCGAAACCTTTAATGTAAACTCCAACCAGCCAAGCGGGGAGCAGTTCAGTGACGTTTATTTTTCCCACTCCGGGAACCGGGATGAAGCTCTTGAATTCTACCGGGATTTGTTTGAGGGCGCCGAAGGCTATGAAGAAGAAACAGTAGATTCTCTAAATGGGAAGCAGACAACGCTGAGCGGCAATATGTATGATTATGAGTTTTCCATTGTGATAGGAGTCTGGGGCTATGATGATATGATTGAAATCAGGCTTGGACAGCCACAGGGGTAA
- a CDS encoding PAS/PAC sensor hybrid histidine kinase (TIGRFAM: PAS sensor protein~PFAM: ATP-binding region ATPase domain protein; histidine kinase A domain protein; PAS fold domain protein; response regulator receiver~KEGG: deg:DehalGT_0858 PAS/PAC sensor hybrid histidine kinase~SMART: ATP-binding region ATPase domain protein; histidine kinase A domain protein; PAS domain containing protein; response regulator receiver), producing MDNAPSNDEQNPQLPPEDLPAKEFHYRRLFETAPDGILVIDTETGNIIDVNPVLTDKFGYPRQEIINKPIWELGFLKKVFSDRNKLDELAQTDYMFIEDLSLETFTGKELKVDLVGNSYEVEHQKLIQLRLQLNRERTEAELRLDESRQRLNNLIEMAPIGIALSQQGNTIYANTRYLKMFGYENLEELVGTSFLNQIAPQSRVEAVEFVTRQEQGVKADTDHEFQGIRKDGSQFPFQTSVDRVELENGDALIGYFIDVTKRKQVELENHVLRDKAEMSSRLAAVGEMAAGIAHEINNPLTGVIGFSELLLERKDLPDDMKEELTIINAGSQRVKEIVKRMLTFARQHELVQSSASIAELLDNTLEMRAYVLRTSNIEVVREYDPDLPWMTADAGQLQQVFLNIIVNAEYAMKKVHGRGRLTVGTERVDERVRVTIEDDGGGIPTDARSRLFQPFFTTKEPGEGTGLGLSLSRGIVAEHGGTIDENGLPGVGARFIIDLPIITATGQAEDNEDSQASAPVAIPNGYRILAVDDEPAVRAYIKARLDSVGHRTEVTGDHQAAMQLLSEKEYDLVLLDIRMPGRSGLELYSEIIAHWPQLNRRVIFVTGDVSDQTVRDYLEQHHLPWVTKPFDLATLTEKIRTVMEDTGG from the coding sequence ATGGATAACGCGCCCAGTAACGATGAACAAAACCCTCAATTGCCTCCGGAAGATCTGCCGGCCAAGGAATTCCACTATCGACGTCTATTCGAAACCGCCCCGGACGGCATCTTAGTGATCGATACTGAAACCGGCAATATAATTGACGTTAATCCTGTATTGACTGACAAGTTTGGTTATCCCCGTCAGGAGATTATCAATAAGCCGATATGGGAACTTGGCTTTCTGAAGAAAGTGTTTTCCGATAGAAACAAATTGGATGAATTAGCACAAACAGATTATATGTTTATCGAAGACTTGTCTTTGGAGACTTTCACGGGCAAAGAATTGAAGGTCGATCTGGTAGGTAATTCATATGAAGTCGAACACCAGAAATTGATTCAGTTGCGTCTTCAATTGAACAGAGAGCGAACAGAAGCCGAGTTAAGATTAGATGAAAGCAGACAACGTCTTAACAACCTCATTGAGATGGCACCAATTGGTATCGCGCTGTCCCAACAGGGGAATACAATATATGCCAATACCAGATATCTCAAAATGTTCGGCTATGAAAATCTTGAAGAGCTGGTGGGCACTTCATTCTTGAACCAGATAGCCCCTCAATCAAGGGTAGAGGCTGTCGAGTTTGTTACACGACAGGAACAAGGTGTAAAAGCAGATACTGATCATGAATTTCAAGGAATACGGAAAGACGGCTCGCAATTTCCATTTCAAACTTCGGTTGACCGCGTTGAACTTGAAAATGGAGATGCGCTGATTGGCTACTTCATTGACGTTACAAAGCGTAAACAGGTCGAACTGGAAAACCATGTACTCCGTGACAAGGCGGAGATGTCCAGCCGGCTGGCGGCGGTAGGCGAAATGGCGGCTGGTATAGCTCATGAGATAAATAACCCTCTGACCGGCGTCATCGGCTTCTCCGAGTTGTTGCTGGAGCGGAAGGACCTACCGGATGATATGAAGGAGGAACTGACGATCATCAATGCCGGTAGCCAGCGGGTGAAAGAAATTGTCAAGCGGATGTTGACCTTTGCCCGTCAGCACGAGCTGGTGCAAAGCTCAGCCAGCATTGCCGAGTTGCTGGACAACACGCTGGAAATGAGGGCCTATGTCCTCAGGACGAGCAATATTGAGGTGGTCAGGGAATATGACCCTGACTTGCCGTGGATGACGGCGGATGCAGGCCAGTTGCAACAGGTATTTTTGAATATAATCGTCAATGCGGAATACGCTATGAAAAAGGTACACGGCCGGGGGCGCTTGACGGTCGGGACGGAACGGGTCGATGAGCGGGTCAGAGTAACGATAGAAGATGACGGCGGCGGTATTCCGACCGATGCCAGGAGCCGGTTGTTCCAGCCTTTCTTTACTACCAAGGAACCGGGGGAAGGTACCGGTCTGGGTCTCAGTCTGTCCCGGGGCATCGTGGCCGAGCATGGCGGAACCATCGACGAGAACGGCCTTCCGGGCGTCGGCGCCCGGTTCATCATCGATTTGCCCATTATCACGGCAACGGGTCAGGCCGAAGACAATGAAGACAGCCAAGCGTCAGCGCCCGTAGCTATTCCGAATGGTTACCGGATACTGGCGGTTGACGATGAGCCGGCCGTCAGGGCTTATATCAAGGCCAGGCTTGATTCGGTGGGGCACCGGACCGAGGTCACCGGCGACCACCAGGCGGCGATGCAGTTGTTGTCGGAGAAGGAATACGACCTGGTATTGCTGGATATCCGCATGCCGGGGCGGTCGGGCCTGGAGCTTTATTCGGAAATCATCGCTCACTGGCCGCAACTGAACCGCCGGGTGATATTCGTCACCGGTGATGTTTCCGATCAGACGGTCAGGGACTACCTGGAACAGCACCATCTGCCGTGGGTGACCAAACCCTTTGATCTGGCTACGTTGACGGAGAAGATTCGGACAGTGATGGAGGATACCGGGGGGTGA